One Patescibacteria group bacterium DNA window includes the following coding sequences:
- a CDS encoding endonuclease/exonuclease/phosphatase family protein, with the protein MVFSVLNWNIHGTRHYTKTDFNKVTPILGKADADIFCFQEAQELRGKLNNFNRLRALDRVFPKNVNDNNIILSKFPIISSGEIAFPQFADRPLEEALWADIQIENKIIRIYNCHFGILGAGPKQRADQLKLILADSRRHDGPVIICGDFNTTIPPAGAKRKIVQWFHKEANESLFLNGKYFYGDERYVFLDIAARAGFHEATDILKSTWCIPPFGWELFNLKLDWFLVRGVEATKVSLGDYISDHRAILAECVIS; encoded by the coding sequence ATGGTTTTTTCCGTACTTAATTGGAATATCCACGGAACCAGACATTACACAAAAACCGATTTTAACAAAGTAACCCCGATCCTTGGGAAAGCCGATGCGGATATTTTTTGTTTTCAAGAGGCTCAAGAGCTTAGGGGAAAATTAAATAATTTTAACAGGTTGCGGGCGCTTGACCGTGTTTTTCCCAAAAATGTTAACGATAATAATATTATTTTAAGCAAATTTCCGATTATTTCCAGCGGTGAAATTGCTTTTCCGCAATTTGCAGACAGACCATTGGAAGAAGCGCTTTGGGCGGATATCCAAATTGAAAATAAAATTATTAGAATTTACAACTGCCATTTCGGTATATTAGGCGCGGGGCCGAAACAAAGAGCCGATCAGCTGAAATTAATTTTAGCGGATTCTCGCCGACATGACGGTCCGGTTATCATTTGCGGAGATTTTAATACTACAATTCCTCCGGCCGGGGCAAAGCGGAAAATCGTCCAGTGGTTTCACAAAGAGGCTAATGAGAGCCTTTTTTTAAATGGAAAGTATTTTTATGGCGACGAAAGGTACGTTTTCCTTGATATTGCCGCCCGGGCCGGATTTCACGAAGCAACGGACATTTTAAAATCAACTTGGTGCATCCCGCCGTTCGGCTGGGAGCTGTTTAATCTAAAATTGGATTGGTTTTTGGTCCGCGGCGTTGAAGCCACGAAAGTTTCTTTAGGCGATTATATTTCCGACCATAGAGCGATTCTCGCCGAATGCGTAATTTCTTAG
- a CDS encoding type II secretion system protein, whose product MIKHNKSGFTLMEILVVIGIIGLLAAVSVVFLTPALKKGRDAKRKNDLAQIGRFLSLSCYLPDAGDGEYDLTDIMEEFKIKYPQYANFLARTPKDPSKGGDAQSYYFYKVIDGGKKCVLYANLENSGEQVTLPSVSAPTPGGGSGVYEAGAAGWNGTAKFFQFSN is encoded by the coding sequence ATGATAAAACATAATAAATCCGGCTTTACCTTAATGGAAATTTTAGTGGTGATAGGCATAATAGGCCTATTGGCCGCGGTTTCAGTTGTTTTTCTTACTCCGGCCTTAAAGAAGGGCCGGGATGCTAAGAGAAAAAATGATCTGGCGCAAATCGGGCGTTTTTTATCTTTATCCTGCTATCTGCCTGATGCCGGCGATGGCGAATATGATCTGACTGATATAATGGAAGAGTTTAAAATTAAATATCCGCAATACGCGAATTTTTTAGCGCGAACGCCTAAAGACCCGTCTAAAGGCGGCGACGCCCAATCTTATTATTTCTATAAAGTAATTGATGGCGGCAAAAAATGCGTTTTATACGCTAACCTGGAAAACAGCGGCGAGCAGGTTACTTTACCGTCGGTGTCCGCGCCAACGCCGGGCGGCGGCTCCGGAGTTTATGAAGCCGGCGCGGCTGGCTGGAATGGTACGGCTAAATTTTTTCAATTCTCAAATTAA
- a CDS encoding thioredoxin domain-containing protein: MFCILALIVFSILGVFSATHRALALEALDCVFRRVTFRPCNTGFKEKMKNKILAKILNRSDLAARLFNKHFELLSWVFFILMIASTFWIVKGGYNFYLYGSCNGLNQSGFCAFDPSGENNKVTELNAVGICSPEAQNEKTITLSGVDLSGFPAISTGSKDTIVFIGCYECDYSRKAYPEIRELAKKEKTNLIFAHYPAITNTNYLSEVGYCAYNQSQEKFWALNDYLFTADKTKLSDQAFINQALTTFGFNADEINQCVNSAEAKAANEKQLKELQKTDLYGTPTIFINGQVFVGPKPYRVYKSAIKKFIFF; the protein is encoded by the coding sequence ATGTTCTGTATCCTCGCTTTAATCGTTTTCTCAATTTTAGGCGTCTTTAGCGCCACCCACCGCGCTTTAGCGCTAGAGGCTCTGGATTGCGTTTTTAGAAGAGTAACTTTCCGGCCCTGTAATACCGGCTTTAAGGAAAAAATGAAAAATAAAATCTTGGCGAAAATCTTAAATCGCTCTGATTTAGCCGCGCGGTTATTTAATAAACATTTTGAACTCTTGTCTTGGGTATTTTTTATTTTAATGATAGCCAGCACTTTCTGGATCGTTAAAGGCGGTTATAATTTTTATTTATACGGCAGCTGCAACGGCCTAAACCAATCGGGTTTTTGCGCTTTTGATCCGAGCGGCGAAAATAACAAAGTAACCGAGCTGAACGCCGTCGGCATCTGCAGCCCGGAAGCGCAAAATGAAAAAACTATAACGCTTTCGGGAGTGGATTTGTCCGGTTTTCCCGCAATCAGCACCGGTTCAAAAGACACTATTGTTTTTATCGGCTGTTATGAATGCGATTACAGCCGTAAAGCCTATCCGGAAATCCGCGAGCTGGCTAAAAAAGAAAAAACCAATTTAATTTTTGCCCATTACCCGGCCATAACCAATACCAATTATTTATCAGAAGTAGGCTATTGCGCTTACAACCAAAGTCAAGAAAAATTTTGGGCTTTAAATGACTATTTATTTACCGCGGACAAAACAAAACTGTCTGACCAAGCATTTATTAACCAGGCTCTAACCACTTTCGGTTTTAATGCCGATGAAATAAATCAATGCGTAAATAGCGCCGAAGCTAAAGCCGCGAATGAAAAGCAATTAAAAGAACTGCAAAAAACCGACCTTTACGGCACACCAACGATTTTCATCAACGGCCAAGTTTTCGTCGGCCCTAAGCCTTACCGGGTTTATAAAAGCGCCATCAAAAAATTCATTTTCTTTTAA
- a CDS encoding glucose-6-phosphate isomerase family protein, protein MIIDFNNVPKHYASRTNEKMKEVLMDPAGAGPAIHYYMIRGGVEQKNITVWEPGTISGEYIKTYGHYHVGELSETYEIIYGEGVALLQKLAEDENGEMIPGVVSEFKAIIVKAGQTIFMPAKFGHLLANTGKTYFATADDSPVDFEDRDPASFPGHADYELVKKMRGFAYYVVEHNGEAALKKNPLYQTIEKEDLGGLPVIK, encoded by the coding sequence ATGATAATTGATTTTAACAACGTTCCCAAGCATTATGCTTCGCGAACCAACGAAAAAATGAAAGAAGTTTTAATGGATCCGGCCGGCGCCGGACCGGCTATCCATTATTATATGATTAGAGGCGGAGTTGAGCAGAAAAACATAACAGTCTGGGAACCGGGAACAATCTCCGGGGAATATATAAAAACCTATGGGCACTATCACGTAGGCGAATTGAGCGAGACTTACGAAATCATTTATGGCGAAGGAGTGGCGCTTCTGCAAAAATTAGCCGAGGATGAAAATGGAGAAATGATTCCCGGCGTGGTTTCTGAATTTAAGGCGATTATCGTCAAAGCCGGCCAAACCATATTCATGCCAGCCAAATTCGGGCATTTATTGGCCAATACCGGAAAAACATATTTTGCCACGGCCGACGACAGTCCGGTAGATTTTGAAGATCGGGACCCGGCCAGTTTTCCCGGACACGCGGACTATGAGCTGGTGAAAAAAATGAGAGGGTTCGCTTATTATGTCGTGGAGCATAATGGAGAGGCTGCACTCAAAAAAAATCCTCTTTATCAGACTATTGAAAAAGAAGATTTAGGCGGGTTGCCGGTGATAAAATAA
- a CDS encoding nucleotidyl transferase AbiEii/AbiGii toxin family protein, with translation MNQEQLVKLAKELGISFNQILREEAEMTVLDELAKNKISAKMLFYGGTALRLAYGSPRFSEDLDFLVIKPLPFGEFKEFIGRLIKQNEHWSLKDIKDKRQTMFALILVKDEKLKYNFSLKIEAHKPKNQVRLESELRLIKSLISVFEPLLLTPTLNELKRLKEDALIGRKKARDIFDLWYIAQVGQANLILPSRLPRYTAREFQNELQVFLPKKYYPIIKQLYGKINQKNK, from the coding sequence ATGAATCAGGAACAATTAGTAAAATTAGCCAAAGAGTTGGGGATATCATTTAACCAAATTTTGCGCGAGGAAGCGGAAATGACGGTGCTGGACGAATTAGCCAAAAATAAAATCAGCGCTAAAATGCTTTTTTACGGCGGCACGGCTTTGCGTTTAGCCTATGGTTCGCCGCGTTTTTCCGAAGATCTGGATTTTTTAGTGATTAAGCCATTGCCATTCGGCGAATTTAAGGAATTCATCGGCCGGCTGATAAAACAAAACGAACATTGGAGCTTGAAAGACATAAAAGATAAGCGCCAAACAATGTTTGCCTTGATTTTAGTCAAAGATGAAAAGCTAAAGTATAATTTTTCTTTAAAAATTGAGGCGCACAAACCGAAGAACCAAGTTAGGTTAGAGAGCGAGTTAAGGCTGATTAAAAGTCTAATTTCCGTTTTTGAGCCGTTGCTTTTGACACCGACGCTTAACGAGTTAAAACGGCTAAAAGAGGACGCTCTAATCGGCAGGAAAAAAGCTCGTGATATTTTTGATTTATGGTATATCGCCCAAGTCGGGCAAGCTAATTTAATTTTGCCAAGCCGGTTGCCGAGATATACGGCCAGGGAATTTCAAAATGAATTGCAGGTATTTTTACCGAAGAAATATTATCCGATTATTAAGCAATTGTATGGAAAAATTAATCAAAAAAATAAATAA
- a CDS encoding aminotransferase class V-fold PLP-dependent enzyme — translation MMNLEKIRQDFPIFSKSINGQPPVYFDNACMSLKPLQVIKAMNEYYYDYPACAGRSGHKLGETVTKKVEAARIAMAEFINAKHAEEIIFTRNTTEGINLVAHSLKLNAGDIILSTDKEHNSNLIPWQILSEKIGVIHKVIKSKPDNTFDLAKFESEMTDRVKLVAMGQTSNLDGVTIPAKEIIKIAHQHGALVLLDAAQSAPHQKIDVAGLDVDFLAFSGHKMLGPTGTGILYGKKHLLEKLEPFLAGGDTVEYSTYDGHKFLPIPEKFEAGLQDYAGIIGLGEAAEYLKKIGHDNIAAEEYKLNKYITDEIIKIPKLKIIGPADPRLRSGIVSFYIEGIDSHQIAILLDETANIMIRAGQHCVHSWFYAHGIKTSARASLYFYNTMEEAEIFVTSLNKIIKIL, via the coding sequence ATGATGAATTTAGAAAAAATCAGGCAAGATTTTCCAATATTCTCAAAATCAATCAACGGCCAACCGCCGGTCTATTTTGATAATGCCTGCATGAGCCTTAAGCCGCTTCAGGTAATTAAGGCTATGAACGAATACTACTATGACTATCCGGCTTGCGCCGGCCGCAGCGGCCATAAACTCGGCGAAACCGTGACTAAAAAAGTGGAAGCGGCGAGAATCGCCATGGCCGAATTTATCAACGCTAAACATGCCGAGGAAATAATTTTTACCCGCAATACCACCGAAGGCATAAACTTAGTCGCCCACAGCTTAAAATTAAACGCGGGCGATATAATCTTAAGCACGGATAAAGAGCATAATTCCAATTTAATCCCCTGGCAAATTTTATCTGAAAAAATCGGCGTCATCCATAAAGTCATAAAATCAAAGCCGGACAATACTTTTGATCTGGCTAAATTTGAGTCCGAGATGACCGACCGGGTTAAATTAGTCGCCATGGGGCAGACTTCTAATTTAGACGGCGTTACTATTCCGGCCAAAGAAATAATTAAAATCGCGCATCAGCATGGCGCCTTGGTACTCTTAGACGCGGCTCAATCCGCGCCGCACCAAAAAATTGATGTGGCCGGTTTGGACGTTGATTTTCTGGCTTTTTCCGGACATAAAATGCTCGGCCCGACCGGCACCGGCATATTATACGGTAAAAAACATTTACTGGAAAAACTGGAACCGTTCTTGGCCGGCGGCGATACGGTTGAATACTCTACTTATGACGGCCATAAATTTTTGCCCATTCCGGAAAAATTTGAAGCCGGACTGCAGGATTACGCCGGCATTATCGGCTTAGGCGAGGCGGCTGAATATTTAAAAAAAATTGGCCACGATAATATCGCCGCCGAGGAATATAAATTAAATAAATATATTACGGATGAAATAATTAAAATTCCCAAACTGAAAATTATCGGCCCAGCCGACCCGCGTTTAAGATCCGGCATCGTTTCCTTTTATATTGAAGGCATAGATTCGCACCAAATCGCCATACTCTTAGATGAAACCGCCAACATCATGATCCGCGCCGGCCAGCACTGCGTTCATTCCTGGTTTTATGCCCATGGAATTAAAACATCAGCTCGCGCCTCCTTGTATTTTTACAACACTATGGAAGAGGCGGAAATATTCGTTACCAGCTTAAATAAAATAATTAAAATATTATAA
- a CDS encoding YebC/PmpR family DNA-binding transcriptional regulator: protein MSGHSKWATTKRQKAVVDAKKGAIFTKIAKLITIAARKGGDPEVNFSLRIAIDKAKAINMPKDNIDRAVKRGTGESGGAQIEEFTYEGLGPAKAQFIVKCLSDSKNRTAAEIRHLFSKHGGSLGAVMWNFTQCGIIMIDNEKIKNKKLTEENFELELIDAGAEDIKKEDEGLIIYTAPLDFQKIKQFLEAKNIKTASAEVEYVAKEPASLSDEEKIQLEKFIEELDNNEDVSDYYTNANL, encoded by the coding sequence ATGTCCGGACACTCTAAATGGGCAACAACTAAAAGGCAAAAAGCCGTGGTGGACGCTAAAAAGGGCGCGATTTTTACTAAAATCGCCAAACTGATCACTATCGCGGCGCGCAAAGGCGGCGATCCGGAGGTTAATTTCAGTCTGCGCATAGCCATTGATAAAGCCAAAGCCATCAATATGCCCAAAGATAATATTGACCGCGCGGTTAAGCGCGGCACCGGCGAGTCCGGCGGCGCGCAGATTGAAGAATTTACTTACGAAGGCCTTGGCCCGGCTAAAGCGCAATTTATAGTAAAATGCTTAAGCGACAGTAAAAACCGCACGGCCGCGGAAATCCGCCATTTATTTTCTAAACACGGCGGTTCGCTCGGCGCGGTCATGTGGAATTTCACCCAGTGCGGAATAATTATGATTGATAATGAAAAAATAAAAAACAAAAAACTAACCGAGGAAAATTTTGAGCTGGAATTAATCGATGCCGGCGCCGAAGACATTAAAAAAGAAGACGAGGGTTTGATTATTTATACCGCGCCATTGGATTTTCAAAAAATTAAGCAATTTTTAGAAGCTAAAAACATTAAAACCGCATCAGCCGAAGTTGAATACGTGGCTAAAGAGCCGGCTAGCTTAAGTGATGAAGAAAAAATTCAATTAGAAAAATTTATTGAGGAGCTGGATAATAATGAAGATGTTTCTGATTACTACACAAACGCTAACTTATAA
- a CDS encoding TerC/Alx family metal homeostasis membrane protein, with protein MFTPIETNLFILFSIIIVGFLAIDLGYFNRKNHKIKFRAALMQSLFWVAVALSFGFLVFLYLGRDSAAEFLSAYLTEEMLSVDNLFVIMLIFSYFKLEEKYHHRALFWGIMGAIVFRGIFITAGAYIIHQFYWVLYFFGAILIYTAIKFLRDKNEEHIDFSKNKIVKLAEKFLPFTASHHNGQFFIRENGQFYFTSLFMIVLIVEATDIIFAVDSIPAVFAITQNLFIVFTSNIFAIMGLRALFFLIESLLHRFHHLQKGLAFILFFIGLKMFSGIIGLSISSLVSLSIIVFALGASMLLSVLFPKKI; from the coding sequence ATGTTTACGCCGATTGAAACAAATTTATTTATTTTATTCAGTATTATTATCGTCGGCTTTTTAGCCATAGACCTTGGCTATTTTAACAGGAAAAATCATAAGATAAAATTTAGGGCGGCGTTAATGCAGTCATTATTTTGGGTAGCCGTTGCTTTAAGCTTTGGTTTTTTGGTTTTTTTATATTTGGGAAGAGATTCGGCGGCGGAATTTTTAAGCGCCTATTTAACCGAAGAGATGCTATCCGTGGATAATTTATTCGTCATCATGCTGATTTTCAGCTACTTTAAATTAGAAGAAAAATATCATCACCGGGCTTTGTTCTGGGGGATTATGGGCGCGATAGTTTTTCGCGGAATTTTTATAACAGCCGGCGCTTATATTATCCATCAATTTTATTGGGTATTATATTTTTTTGGCGCGATTTTAATTTATACGGCCATAAAGTTTTTGCGCGATAAAAATGAAGAGCATATTGATTTTAGCAAAAATAAAATCGTTAAGTTGGCCGAAAAATTTCTGCCTTTTACCGCCAGCCACCATAACGGCCAGTTTTTTATCAGAGAAAACGGCCAGTTTTATTTTACGTCGCTTTTTATGATCGTTTTAATCGTTGAAGCGACCGACATAATTTTCGCCGTTGATTCTATCCCGGCGGTTTTCGCCATAACCCAAAATTTGTTTATTGTTTTTACTTCAAACATCTTCGCCATTATGGGATTAAGAGCTTTATTTTTTCTCATAGAAAGCTTGCTCCACCGGTTCCATCATTTGCAAAAAGGCTTGGCGTTCATATTGTTTTTTATCGGCTTAAAGATGTTTTCCGGCATTATTGGCCTCTCTATTTCTTCGCTTGTTTCGCTTAGCATCATCGTTTTCGCCCTTGGCGCGTCCATGCTGCTTTCGGTGCTTTTCCCTAAAAAAATATAA
- a CDS encoding class I SAM-dependent methyltransferase, whose product MSLENPMENHLNQPKAPEKRDVLDMDKLIDELWLKDSKIKEAIIKDKLTNRQLALDDLESLYNKASDYGTGLVIAKNLLDIQSLPSNKKTIAENFFKHLALEKFESDAYTTKISETEDLEKRQPQEWKIIAEKHGVRPPFEDFYEIVEDLYYGDFSEMKAVAMKKMAKSEALTEDFCLEALKNDVFDYGMNWSSYLPEGIREHKNEIDYLWFGEGKDLALGKSGELTSEKEKEQLNEKYPFYKICLDNLIKTGTKKSIDFVANFLIFQNYGFGYFYEELSEILRKDKKYSAEQIIKTIFDKDFSKEFSPEHIQQMMLFLIDLISAEEIRMKLNNALAKLSENEDRYALRNLKFARILITPNHDKIAIENLQKFYQEKIKFEDYKVNQEMNAGEVKLLQELIGKDEKVLEEGCGTGRLMLEMKKAGYDITGFDFTARHTEIIKEQDAEAKVLQGDWHQTGFKDESFGTVYSLGRNILHDYSIVDQVQLFREAARILRPGGKFIFDIPDREKGGYKKMVEEYGREMENRGIKNYRRGAIYDSPDGVNFATRYAYAEEDIKMLAQVAGFKIVEMRRAELATGEGDENLYFVLEKIKN is encoded by the coding sequence ATGAGTCTAGAGAATCCAATGGAAAATCATCTAAATCAGCCGAAAGCGCCGGAAAAGCGGGACGTTTTGGATATGGATAAATTAATTGATGAATTATGGCTAAAAGATTCTAAGATAAAAGAAGCTATTATTAAGGATAAACTAACAAATAGGCAATTGGCTTTAGATGATTTAGAAAGTCTTTATAATAAAGCTAGTGATTATGGAACTGGCCTAGTAATCGCAAAAAACCTGCTGGATATTCAGAGCCTGCCGTCTAATAAAAAAACAATCGCTGAAAATTTTTTTAAACACTTGGCACTGGAAAAATTTGAAAGCGACGCTTATACAACGAAAATAAGCGAAACAGAAGATCTTGAAAAAAGACAACCGCAAGAATGGAAAATAATTGCCGAAAAACATGGCGTTAGGCCACCTTTTGAAGATTTTTATGAAATCGTGGAAGATTTGTATTACGGCGATTTTTCAGAGATGAAAGCCGTGGCGATGAAAAAAATGGCTAAGTCTGAAGCTCTGACAGAAGATTTTTGCCTAGAAGCGTTAAAAAACGACGTCTTTGACTATGGCATGAATTGGAGCTCATACTTGCCGGAAGGAATTAGGGAACATAAAAATGAAATTGATTATTTATGGTTTGGCGAAGGAAAAGATTTAGCTTTAGGTAAAAGCGGAGAATTAACATCTGAAAAAGAAAAGGAGCAACTTAATGAAAAGTATCCTTTCTACAAAATTTGCCTTGATAATTTGATTAAAACTGGCACTAAAAAATCAATTGATTTTGTGGCAAATTTCTTGATATTTCAAAATTATGGATTCGGATATTTTTATGAGGAGTTATCGGAAATTTTAAGAAAAGACAAAAAATATAGCGCGGAACAAATTATAAAAACAATCTTCGACAAAGATTTTTCCAAGGAATTTTCTCCAGAACACATTCAACAAATGATGCTTTTTTTAATTGATTTGATAAGCGCGGAAGAAATAAGAATGAAGCTGAATAACGCGCTGGCTAAGCTTAGCGAAAATGAAGATAGGTATGCTCTAAGAAATTTAAAGTTTGCTCGAATATTAATTACCCCCAACCACGATAAAATCGCCATTGAAAATCTGCAAAAGTTCTATCAGGAAAAAATCAAGTTTGAAGATTATAAAGTTAATCAAGAGATGAACGCCGGAGAAGTGAAGTTATTACAAGAACTGATCGGCAAAGACGAAAAAGTCTTAGAAGAAGGCTGTGGCACCGGCCGGCTGATGCTGGAAATGAAAAAAGCCGGCTATGACATCACCGGCTTTGACTTTACAGCACGGCATACAGAAATCATCAAAGAACAAGATGCGGAAGCTAAGGTATTGCAGGGCGATTGGCATCAGACCGGGTTTAAAGACGAAAGTTTTGGTACAGTTTATTCTTTAGGCAGAAATATTTTGCATGATTATTCCATTGTTGACCAAGTCCAATTATTCCGCGAAGCGGCGCGGATTCTAAGGCCGGGCGGAAAATTTATTTTTGACATCCCCGACAGAGAAAAGGGCGGCTATAAAAAAATGGTGGAAGAGTATGGGCGGGAGATGGAAAACAGAGGGATAAAAAATTATCGCCGCGGCGCGATTTACGATTCGCCAGACGGCGTGAATTTCGCTACCCGCTATGCTTATGCGGAAGAGGATATAAAAATGCTGGCGCAAGTGGCCGGATTTAAAATCGTTGAAATGCGGCGCGCGGAGCTGGCGACCGGTGAAGGGGATGAAAATTTGTATTTTGTTTTGGAAAAAATTAAAAATTGA
- a CDS encoding ZIP family metal transporter yields MSDTTILFLAGFAGLATLAGVFLGSLFKKTEKNIIFSASFAAGLMILISIFELIPAAAKNISAGKLFFWVALGIFVIWLANWAIPHLHSVQEIKKCKDKCLARMSYLIAIGLILHDFPEGFAIPSSFSGSPSLGFLVVIATFVHNIPEGYILTMSQPKSGGRGFCYRAAALSMLATFLGSVLAINLLAVFKNLNPIFLSLAAGAMLFIAVHELLPESFRYHQIKTFFFGIGGAILIYLALGLI; encoded by the coding sequence ATGTCCGATACAACTATATTATTTTTAGCCGGTTTCGCGGGCCTGGCCACTTTGGCCGGAGTTTTTTTGGGCAGCTTATTTAAGAAAACAGAAAAGAATATTATTTTTAGCGCGAGTTTTGCCGCCGGCTTGATGATTCTAATATCAATATTTGAATTGATTCCGGCTGCTGCCAAAAATATTAGCGCGGGGAAATTATTTTTTTGGGTGGCGCTGGGAATTTTTGTAATTTGGCTGGCTAATTGGGCTATTCCGCATTTGCATTCCGTGCAAGAAATAAAAAAATGCAAAGATAAATGCTTGGCGCGAATGTCTTATCTTATTGCTATCGGCTTGATTTTGCATGATTTTCCGGAAGGCTTCGCTATCCCCAGTTCATTTAGCGGCTCTCCTTCACTCGGTTTTCTAGTCGTGATTGCTACTTTTGTCCATAATATTCCCGAAGGCTATATTCTGACTATGTCCCAGCCAAAATCCGGCGGACGCGGTTTTTGCTACAGGGCCGCCGCGCTTTCAATGCTGGCTACTTTTTTAGGGTCAGTTTTAGCCATTAATTTGTTGGCTGTTTTTAAAAATCTTAATCCTATTTTTTTGTCTTTAGCGGCCGGCGCCATGCTTTTTATCGCAGTTCATGAGCTGCTTCCCGAAAGTTTTAGATATCATCAGATTAAAACTTTTTTCTTCGGCATCGGCGGCGCCATACTTATTTATTTGGCGCTTGGGTTAATATAA
- a CDS encoding helix-turn-helix domain-containing protein yields MQINQALKQFDLNDKEIQVYLAMLELGQAGVQEIAIKANIKRTTAYDILTSLISQGLIGQTQKGKKRLFYAEEPEKLYKLLEEKREKLNDILPILKSLYNTAGSKPKIRYYEGAEGLKNVYRDTLAYQGEMIGFVTGNIIQHLGQDFANEYKERRKKALITVRVIGPDTDEIVDYKTTDKEDIKQTRLVPQKKFPFSIEMNVYGNKIALMSFREQMGIIIESNEISTNLKLLFELAWQGAKNA; encoded by the coding sequence ATGCAAATAAACCAAGCCTTAAAACAGTTTGATCTAAACGACAAGGAAATCCAAGTTTATCTGGCAATGCTGGAATTGGGACAAGCCGGAGTACAAGAAATTGCCATTAAAGCCAATATCAAGCGCACCACGGCGTATGATATTTTAACGTCGTTAATCAGCCAGGGACTGATCGGACAGACGCAAAAAGGCAAAAAACGATTATTTTATGCTGAAGAGCCGGAAAAATTGTATAAATTATTGGAAGAAAAAAGGGAAAAACTAAATGACATTCTGCCGATTTTAAAATCACTTTACAATACGGCCGGATCCAAGCCAAAAATTAGATATTATGAAGGCGCTGAAGGCTTAAAAAACGTTTACCGCGACACTCTGGCTTATCAAGGCGAGATGATCGGTTTTGTCACGGGAAATATAATTCAACATTTAGGTCAGGATTTCGCTAACGAATATAAAGAAAGAAGAAAAAAAGCGTTAATTACCGTCAGGGTAATCGGGCCCGATACGGATGAAATCGTTGATTATAAAACAACGGATAAAGAGGATATTAAGCAAACTCGTTTAGTGCCCCAAAAAAAATTCCCTTTTTCCATAGAAATGAATGTTTATGGCAATAAAATCGCCCTTATGTCTTTTCGCGAACAAATGGGAATTATTATTGAAAGCAACGAGATTTCAACTAACTTAAAATTACTGTTTGAATTAGCCTGGCAAGGCGCGAAAAACGCATAA
- a CDS encoding DUF5668 domain-containing protein, protein MFMPWLLIVVGLIFLLENLNLLPWLNWSVIWPVILILIGLNMMRKKSGDGCCGWPGGKKEEEKK, encoded by the coding sequence ATGTTTATGCCATGGTTATTGATTGTTGTCGGTTTAATTTTTCTTTTGGAAAATTTAAATCTTCTGCCCTGGCTAAATTGGTCGGTGATTTGGCCGGTGATTTTGATTCTGATCGGGCTGAATATGATGAGGAAAAAAAGCGGCGACGGCTGCTGCGGCTGGCCTGGCGGAAAAAAAGAGGAAGAGAAGAAATAA